AAACAACAGGAATCAGAAGGCCTGGAATGTCGTATTATCCGTGATTGGGCCCTCGACGCGGGTTTTTGTGCATTTGTGTTTTGGGAAAGAGTGATTGTGTGAGCACAGCATTTGAGGTAACTAACCGTAGATTCACAAGCAGCTACTAACTGCCGAGCAGACCATTGATTTGTACATTATCTAAGGCCTACGATGAGTTTGTTTTCAGAGGTGATCCTCTGTGCTTGATATATATGAGCGCATTACATTCTAATACAATTTCTGTGTACGTGTCTGTAAACAAGCAAACGCTTGTGCATACATAAGAGTGCAAACAATATCAGATGGTCTTACTGTCGTGTGATTCGGATAGTTGTTTCTACTCAAGAGTTAGTTACAATCTACACGATAGTGTATTACTAATCCTAAGGAATCAGAGATACTGCTGGTATAAGAATTCACAGGGTTTACATTTCTGTGTTGCTGAAGAAACCATCAGACAATGCCTATAAATGATGTGAAAAGGACAGGCCACACATTAATGAAGAACGTCCACAGTGTCTCACATCGCGTCTGATCATTCATAGGATATACCAGTTTTCGATTTGGCACATCGACCTGTTTTCCCACATTTTTGGCTAGCAGATTCTGAAGCTTGATACCCGATTATTTTGCAACATCTAGACCCTCTTTTCTCTTTCCCAAAGGTAGCAGCTGAGAATCATGCATTGTGCTGTGAAAGCTTAAAAAAGAGAAGTAAAAAGGTGCATGGAATGAAGATATTGTGCGAAAAAGGACACCTTGCATAAAAAAAGAAGAAGATGCAACTTTGGGGATGTGATTGACTCTAAAACGACCATGTTTACCAGTGCAGTACCGACCGACAACACAAGGCAACTGCTTATGACTCGGAAAACTGGCACGCTTTGCTCCGAGTGAGATCCACGTTAGGATAAGTGCTTGGGAACTAGTGCGAATGTTCCCTAATGTTTGGTGGCGTGTCCCTATTCTTTCACTTTTCTAAAACAATCTCCTCGTATTTAGGCGGAGGATCGCTGTAGGGGGCGGACGTCTCGTCGCTGCTGCTCTCTAGGTGGCCGGTAACTTCCTCGTAGGAAGGTGGTGGGGTGGCCCCAGACAAGTGGGACGCGACGGACAAAGATGAATCTTGTACGTACAGCGAGCGATTGTTCGGGGTGTGATGATGGGCGTCTTGGGTCGTGACGGGAGCTCCACCCCTCTCCGCGCCACTGACCACTACGCTAGGCCTCTCGTTGGCATGCGAGTTCTCTGAATGCGAGGGTGGGTCGCGGTGCACCAGGATGCGTGGAAGGCTGCGGGTGTTCCGGTTTGCCAAGTAGCGATTCTGGGTGTAAGCCGGACGCCGTCGCGTGGCCTTCTGCAGCTGACAACGCCAGATGAGGAAGAGCGCGATGATAATGAGAAGAGCAACGCCTAGCAGCGGCACTACCATGTAGACAGTGTCCGGCCGCTCTGAGCGCGAATCAGCATTGCTGTTTACTGTGTAGACGGTGCGTTTCTTCCAGAACTCCATCTGTGGAGAAAGTTGGAGATTAGCAATGACTAAAATAATTGAAATTATGTCTTGTCGTAGAGCACTGTAAGAGGTTGTGGATTCGATACCCGAGGAAGACACGTATTGATAAAATGTTTGGCTTGAATGCACTAAAAAGCCcctttcacacagacattatgGAAAATACAGAGAAAATGCATCTGGGATCTGTTAGATTTTtagttcattcacactgccaatgattttccggaatctgtgtGTGCGTTTTCCTCCGCAGCATCTGAAGTTTGCTTTTTAtccattatttctctctccagaaaccactggtgtgcagttttgtttatggtaagactataaaggagcgcgtgacgcaccgttctgtcatgctggtgaatgatctcagatgagttccctgatctctgcttcatttcagtttgcagacatttctaattgtaaattttaatgtgcatttaaaccccctgttttaaagagctgaacgatatatcttgtcaggtatttttatttattataagctCATATGAGCGCGTGACGTGCTATTCTTTTATGCCGCTGAATGACTTCAGCTTCAGCACAGAGCtccctgatatctgcttcagtccagttttctgacatttctcgtcatgAATGTTAAACAgcatgtaaatccctcattttaaggagatgaaccataacttcattgttgcgatgacacatgcgtcctcactacgacacgccccTTACGTCATTGTTTCTGCATTTCGTTCACACAGAGGGCTTTCCGGGAATGTTATGAGAATGTTACTATGTCCTCTTTACGGGAGAGATCCCAGAATatttacgggacgtgtttgagttcacacagaagcctcaCTGCCAattttatgtgtaattttatgaGAAAATAAGTGTAtgtataaacaaaatatgtgtgtttaaaagtaccaaaaaacattttatattaagtTTTCGTCCAACTTACCGCTAACAATCCGTTAACTTATCTGTAACATGTTGCAAGGCTGATCTACACCACATCTTTATGTGGTAGGTTATCTgatttaaattagatttttttggaATGCATCTCAGCCTGAATGGTCAGATCGGATTTCAAGCAGCTTTCATTGTAGCAAATGTACCATCATATTGTCTGGAAATGTGCCTAAATATACGTTTTTTTTGTAGTGTATTAATGTACTATGCAGTGCATTTCTGATCCCATGAACCTCGCAAAACTCTGCAAATTGAGCTATTTGCAATTTCTTAAAATTTTGTTGCCTGTGAGCCTTGTGAATACAGTATTGCTTCTCTTTAAAATCTTAATGTAgggaaaatctgttttttttgtttatatgtctatatggTGTTCTATATGGGCAAATTAATTGTTAAACACCATTGTTAAGTATTTAGAGACAGTCTCATTCCCATGGTTAAAATCGCCTTAGTTACAAGCATGTAACCAATCATATCAATACAGTTGAACGCATGGATCAGTAGTCCGAGTCGTTGATGTTATGTTTGGATGCCTCATAGACTGGGTGAGTGCtgtaacctgttaacatcagcGCAAAAAGATTATAGTGCTGCAAAAGCGCAGTTCAAGTATGCATTGTGTAAAACCAAACTTTGCAGTTATATGTCTAATACTGCAGAATGCACATATgtatatctatggtccaaggTGGTGTGAAAGAGTTTAGGCGGGGACTAAAATTCACATATTCATATGTATGGTCCGAGCTGTGTGATTGAGTAGAGAaagggactaatttgcatattcatagtccgcatatactaaatgaggcaaaGATGTAAAGTTGCATTAAGGCTTCTTTAGGCCATGAGGAAATTActatgacaggtaaaacttttatATATGCTATTATCATGCTCAAAATTAGTTTTAGTCGCAATCGAATCATATGGTATAGATCAGGTGCACTGTAATGGCAGCGGACAAACTGTGAACGTGCCATCGGAGGCAGAGACCACAGAGAGATGTAAGGAAGACTTACCGTACGCTCCTTGTTTTCAAACACTTCATTGGCCTCCTCAAAGCTGCAGCTCTCCTCCGCACACTCCCTCTCAATGTTGCCCTGCCGAAACTCCTCCAAGAAGCCATTGGCACGTGGAAAACGTTTGAGGAGAGAGTTTGCATTCTTCCCATCAAGGAATGCTGAGATACAGAAAATCTTTGTGTTTTCTTTGGAAAAGTTTTATCATGACAAACAGATACATCTGGAACATGGCTGTATTTGCAAAGTAATACTTTGTGTTTGTTCGTGTGTATGTGTAATATAGTTGTATTGCCAGTTAATAGTTAAAGTTTTGTAAATAGATACAAAAACTCTAAAGTTTTAAGCaggatatacatttttaatactaTTCTCGGATTCCATTATTATTCTCCATCcgaaattaaatgcatttgggTTTTTCCGAAGCTTAAATAAGTGCAGCACAGTTGAATGGCTGAAGATTTACAGGAACCCAAAAAGTGACATCATCTATCACGTCAAAGTTTATGCCATTTAACAAGGCATGTCATGACTTACAAGGCTATTTTTATATCAATACCTAAGAAATACAAAACCATGTTTTGATATGATATAAATGATAACATGCACTACTCTTTGTGATTTTGCTGCTTTAGCACAaccaatgtaaatgtatttttaaaggcaggataggcaggaattatctaaaaaaacttttttagaaATTTGTTTagactgtctttatataccagtGCATGAGTAAAATGTgggtactctgaaaaagagagtataaaaatcgagtgtctgtagacctctcaccactgttttaaacacagctcatttttccattcactccaccccctcccgtctgggtttcttctaaagccacgcccccaaaacacatgaacgc
This sequence is a window from Misgurnus anguillicaudatus chromosome 9, ASM2758022v2, whole genome shotgun sequence. Protein-coding genes within it:
- the LOC129423666 gene encoding transmembrane gamma-carboxyglutamic acid protein 3; amino-acid sequence: MAAAFLDGKNANSLLKRFPRANGFLEEFRQGNIERECAEESCSFEEANEVFENKERTMEFWKKRTVYTVNSNADSRSERPDTVYMVVPLLGVALLIIIALFLIWRCQLQKATRRRPAYTQNRYLANRNTRSLPRILVHRDPPSHSENSHANERPSVVVSGAERGGAPVTTQDAHHHTPNNRSLYVQDSSLSVASHLSGATPPPSYEEVTGHLESSSDETSAPYSDPPPKYEEIVLEK